A genomic region of Caenorhabditis elegans chromosome V contains the following coding sequences:
- the T04F3.4 gene encoding EF-hand domain-containing protein (Confirmed by transcript evidence): MRGFLFISTVFLLLVLEAQGAKFAEEKEVHDEEHIKQHLENKIEVEKLTEEQQRFHYFSMHDLNKDNFIDGIEILKALTHTHDAHDSGHPVPVSDEAETERLVDAVLDDLDFNGDGVIDYGEYLKRQ; this comes from the exons ATGCGTGGATTTTTATTCATCTCAACTGTATTCCTTCTATTAG tgCTAGAAGCTCAAGGAGCAAAGTTTgctgaagaaaaagaagtacACGATGAAGA ACATATCAAAcaacatttggaaaataaaatcgaagTTGAGAAGCTAACAGAAGAACAACAACGGTTCCATTATTTCTCAATGCATGATTTGAATAAGGACAATTTTATtgatggaattgaaattttgaaggctCTTACTCACACTCATGATGCACACG ATTCCGGACATCCTGTTCCAGTATCAGATGAAGCAGAAACAGAGAGACTTGTTGATGCTGTTTTGGATGATTTGGATTTTAATGGAGATGGAGTTATTGATTATGGAGAATATTTGAAACGACAGTGA
- the T04F3.5 gene encoding uncharacterized protein (Confirmed by transcript evidence) — translation MNTYTYLQIYFIFLHICHCQIFQQIPVGMGMGMGMGMPMVMSMPMHNLVGNPFEQGMEIEYSPITQLVSSVAHLVEMHQKSKEREEDHQNSHGPMFPEFSQLQSQMRRRPSISESGISLNGPRFNLIPYSQDGLGSSGSSTTSRIINSISPDTIPPVMWRIGDLIGKHDTNEKENLYDMTKIKGFPITKSLDNEKLFRDEDFANKSNKSWTVLEIARKMLGVDEIPTANEGNAIAQLIEELRKNKEN, via the exons ATGAATACGTACACATATCTTCAGATTTACTTTATATTTCTTCACATCTGTCACTGccaaatatttcaacaaattccA GTTGGAATGGGTATGGGAATGGGTATGGGAATGCCTATGGTTATGTCAATGCCAATGCATAATCTTGTTGGAAACCCATTTGAACAAGGAATGGAAATT GAATACTCTCCAATAACTCAACTTGTTTCATCAGTTGCTCATCTTGTTGAAATGCAtcaaaaaagtaaagaaagagaagaagatCATCAAAATTCCCATGGTCCAATGTTTCCGGAATTCTCACAGCTACAGAGCCAGATGAGACGTAGGCCATCGATCTCAGAATCTGGAATTTCATTGAATGGACCACGATTTAATTTAATCCCGTACAGTCAAGACGGCCTGGGTTCATCTGGTTCATCGACAACGTCTAGAATTATTAATTCAATATCTC ctgATACGATTCCACCTGTAATGTGGAGGATTGGTGATCTAATTGGAAAGCATGATACAAATGAAAAAGAGAACTTGTACGATATGACTAAGATCAAAGGATTCCCTATTACTAAA agtCTTGATAATGAGAAACTATTTCGAGATGaagattttgcaaataaatcGAATAAATCTTGGACAGTCTTGGAAATTGCTAGAAAAATGTTGGGTGTTG ATGAAATACCGACTGCCAACGAAGGAAATGCAATAGCTCAGTTGATTGAAgaacttcgaaaaaataaagaaaattag
- the smoc-1 gene encoding Thyroglobulin type-1 domain-containing protein (Confirmed by transcript evidence), with protein MRPEHLSLQLLAWIYLINGNPIVQKGGLEVLDITDSNDLSVRQRFEEVIRLDCASQRRKALKRKTDGDARIYIPTCSPKNSLLYDKVQCYDVSIYCWCVDELSGEPKLGSSTTRGKPKCEETPTTTVAPKRVRRNNRCKEKKRTRFLRRLVSTLKSEMIMSGINATKVSRDSAIRWKFNQLNINHNNVLERSEWKPFKSVLLEWKNVRQCSRNLFKTCDLNKDRKLTFDEWRKCIVQEINRVPAKRPDQLNPFLYILRSE; from the exons ATGCGGCCCGAACACTTGTCTTTACAATTATTGGCTTGGATATACTTGATTAATGGGAATCCAATTGTTCAGAAAGGGGGACTTG aaGTTCTGGATATTACTGACTCAAATGATTTGTCTGTTCGTCAAAGATTCGAAGAAGTTATACGTCTAGATTGTGCATCACAAAGACGAAAAgcattaaaaagaaaaactgacgGAGATGCTAGAATTTATATTCCAACATGTTCTCCAAAAAACTCATT attatatgATAAAGTGCAATGCTATgatgtttcaatttattgttGGTGTGTGGACGAACTGTCCGGAGAGCCAAAGTTAGGCTCATCGACAACAAGAGGAAAACCAAAATGTGAAGAAACTCCAACAACTACAGTTGCTCCAAAAAGAGTGAGAAGAAACAATCGGTGTAAGGAAAAGAAGAGAACACGATTTCTGAGGCGATTAGTATCAACTCTCAAATCAGAAATGATAATGAGTGGAATAAATGCAACAAAAGTTAGCAGAGATTCAGCAATTAGATGGAAGTTTAATCAACTCAATATAAATCATAATAATGTGCTTGAAAGAAGTGAATGGAAACCTTTTAAATCAGTTTTGTTAGAATGGAAGAATGTCAGACAGTGCTCCagaaatcttttcaaaacttgcgATCTGAATAAGGATAGAAAATTGACATTCGATGAATGGAGAAAATGCATTGTTCAAG aaatcaaccGAGTACCAGCCAAACGTCCAGATCAACTAAACCCATTCCTGTACATTTTAAGATCAgaataa
- the T04F3.3 gene encoding Tyrosine-protein phosphatase domain-containing protein (Confirmed by transcript evidence) — protein sequence MVGDGSLSSESVIGLHTYNSAADLTSGHVMTLEKNEYLFDLNTKNACTRPLDIFIKLLSTSSVGKEFSHFSSLPLSRLRTVDAFFDHPELNKFGEIQVYEQTRVRAVHRQGHNYLNSSWIDGYRETRKFIVAPSPMSESVAQFWRCVFDRNSLIVVTLCELLDEKGKPFVPVKIGEPLVIDDMTIELDNIRKVRPATYSSVLKISEKGVESHKTVILLTYSGWGKLGYPQKPSDILDLLADMNHMRTILRKQGLEKKIFDDSQRTPMTLVCFDGFSRSCTLVALDILCQRLTASHEIGTPFVDILDTIARLRMLRGAACMKAEQFVFLSMSVLEYAIRHHLVNVEDLGKISLNGFIIRNNPESY from the exons ATGGTTGGTGACGGTTCACTTTCTTCTGAATCAGTTATTGGTCTTCACACTTACAATAGTGCAGCCGATCTAACTAGTGGACATGT TATGACACTTGAAAAAAACGAGTATCTATTTGATCTGAACACAAAAAACGCTTGCACTCGTCCACTGgatatttttatcaaacttCTTTCAACTTCCTCTGTCGGAAAAGAGTTTTCACATTTCTCGTCTCTTCCATTGTCACGACTTCGCACTGTTGACGCTTTCTTTGATCACCCcgaattgaataaatttggagaaattcaAGTTTACGAGCAGACGCGTGTTCGAGCCGTTCATCGTCAAg GTCATAATTACCTCAACTCAAGTTGGATCGACGGATATCGtgaaactcgaaaattcaTTGTCGCCCCGTCTCCTATGTCTGAAAGTGTTGCTCAATTTTGGCGGTGTGTTTTCGATCGTAATTCTCTTATTGTGGTGACACTGTGCGAGCTCCTGGATGAAAAGGGAAAACCATTTGTGCCTGTAAAGATTGGAGAACCATTGGTAATTGATGATATGACAATTGAGTTGGATAACATTCGAAAAGTTCGACCGGCAACTTACTCTTCTGTTCTGAAGATTTCTGAGAAAGGTGTCGAATCTCATAAAACAGTGATTCTTCTGACCTATAGTGGATGGGGAAAACTTGGTTATCCACAGAAACCATCTGATATTCTGGATTTATTGGCAGATATGAACCATATGAGAACAATTCTCAGAAAACAGGGACTTGAAAAGAAGATTTTTGACGACAGTCAACGGACACCAATGACATTGGTGTGTTTTGATGGATTCAGTAGAAGCTGCACTCTTGTTGCTTTGGATATTCTTTGTCAACGTCTGACAGCCTCTCATGAAATTGGTACTCCATTTGTTGATATTCTGGATACAATTGCTAGACTTCGAATGCTTCGTGGTGCAGCCTGCATG aaagccgAGCAGTTTGTCTTCTTATCAATGTCAGTTCTCGAATATGCCATTCGTCATCATTTGGTGAATGTGGAGGATCTCGGTAAAATCAGCTTGAATGGGTTTATCATTCGCAATAATCCTGAATCTTACTGA
- the F55A11.1 gene encoding EF-hand domain-containing protein (Confirmed by transcript evidence) has protein sequence MAANILVVSCLILGSFAHQPQQFPGSNQQQPQQGGQAEQAQHAQPGQQQFGGEQARDEHHIKEHLDGKVDPTANMTPEQLQFHYFNMHDLDKNGKLDGVELIKAITHFHAENPGPQHTQNNANANHQPPPLPSEVELETMIDSILKDDDFNADGFIDYGEFLKAQKLREDQARSHQEQMQKAGGTQ, from the exons ATGGCAGCCAACATTTTGGTGGTATCTTGCCTCATTCTTGGTTCCTTTGCCCACCAACCACAGCAGTTTCCTGGTTCTAATCAACAGCAACCACAACAG GGTGGCCAAGCGGAACAAGCTCAACATGCTCAGCCTGGGCAACAGCAGTTTGGTGGAGAACAGGCCAGAGATGAACA ccACATAAAAGAACATTTGGACGGAAAAGTGGACCCAACTGCTAACATGACGCCAGAACAACTTCAATTCCATTATTTCAATATGCACGATTTAGATAAAAATGGGAAACTGGATGGAGTCGAGTTGATTAAGGCAATAACGCATTTCCATGCCGAGAATCCAGGACCACAGCATACACAAAATAATGCCAATGCCAATCATCAGCCACCACCACTCCCAAGTGAAGTTGAATTGGAGACGATGATTGATAGTATTTTAAA GGACGACGATTTCAATGCTGATGGCTTCATCGACTACGGAGAGTTCCTCAAAGCACAAAAGCTTCGAGAAGATCAAGCAAGATCTCACCAGGAACAAATGCAGAAAGCTGGTGGCACACAATAA